From Chryseobacterium gallinarum, one genomic window encodes:
- a CDS encoding DUF1804 family protein — translation MAASKQQQREHAKLLYVGERITLKEVAERVKVTEKTVGKWCKEDGWDALRKSLLTTRHTQLARWYNQLDTISSKIEERDNIPTNTEADTMSKITSNIQKLEVEIGLGEIIETGKKVITFIQQINLDDAKLFKNYFDEYINNRVRNG, via the coding sequence ATGGCCGCAAGTAAACAGCAACAACGCGAACATGCAAAGCTTCTTTATGTAGGGGAAAGAATTACCTTAAAAGAAGTGGCAGAGCGTGTGAAGGTAACTGAGAAAACAGTTGGAAAATGGTGTAAAGAGGACGGGTGGGACGCCTTAAGAAAAAGTCTCTTAACAACGAGGCATACCCAATTAGCAAGATGGTATAATCAATTAGATACCATTTCCTCTAAAATTGAGGAGAGAGATAACATCCCTACCAATACGGAGGCTGACACCATGAGTAAAATTACTTCCAATATTCAAAAACTGGAAGTAGAAATCGGACTTGGTGAAATTATAGAAACCGGGAAAAAGGTTATCACATTCATTCAGCAAATCAATCTTGACGATGCCAAACTATTCAAAAATTATTTTGACGAGTACATTAATAACCGGGTAAGAAATGGCTAA
- a CDS encoding phage protease produces the protein MSDKFKKIDKEFCLTDNSVNVYKYRCLTEGLQIDEIKKNPIGYYLHGTKEFPREMGVLVRWEDFRTEGDKVYAKPCINLSHPRGERTVNEIETGFLNAASVGKITVLNASNDKSLMLEGQERPTVTKWFPREISLVDIPGNYSALTSLYDMEGNELNLSDLENFTIKNTMSNTLDAAKILAALNLKDGDEPEVLAAINNLVDKANKADEYKTSLDTKETELKDLKAETVKKQVEDLIDKGKNDKKLTQELAAKLSADYATNPSGLKDLIDTLPAQVSVTEKIKDGDQELEKYNGKSWDDLWSSNELETVRQKYPDLYTKLKNEKYPDLKD, from the coding sequence ATGAGCGATAAGTTTAAAAAGATTGATAAGGAGTTCTGTTTAACAGATAATTCTGTGAATGTATATAAGTACAGATGCTTAACAGAGGGACTTCAAATTGATGAAATTAAAAAGAACCCTATAGGATATTATTTACATGGAACTAAAGAATTCCCACGTGAAATGGGTGTTCTTGTCAGATGGGAAGACTTTAGGACAGAGGGTGATAAAGTATATGCAAAACCTTGTATTAATCTATCGCACCCCCGTGGTGAAAGAACAGTTAACGAAATTGAAACTGGCTTTTTAAATGCGGCCTCTGTGGGTAAAATTACAGTATTAAATGCATCTAATGATAAGAGTTTAATGCTTGAAGGTCAAGAAAGACCTACAGTAACAAAATGGTTTCCCAGAGAAATATCATTAGTCGATATACCTGGTAATTACAGCGCATTAACAAGCCTTTATGACATGGAAGGTAATGAATTAAATCTCTCTGATCTTGAAAATTTTACAATCAAAAATACTATGAGCAATACCCTTGATGCTGCAAAGATTCTTGCAGCCTTAAATCTAAAAGACGGTGACGAACCGGAAGTTTTAGCAGCGATCAATAATTTAGTTGATAAAGCTAATAAAGCTGATGAATACAAGACCTCTTTAGATACTAAAGAAACGGAGCTGAAAGATTTAAAAGCAGAAACGGTGAAAAAACAGGTGGAAGACCTTATCGACAAAGGTAAGAATGATAAGAAGCTTACCCAGGAACTGGCTGCCAAACTTTCCGCTGATTATGCCACTAACCCTTCCGGATTAAAAGATTTGATCGACACTTTACCTGCCCAGGTTTCCGTGACGGAGAAAATCAAAGACGGAGACCAGGAACTGGAGAAATACAATGGTAAATCATGGGATGATTTGTGGAGCTCCAATGAATTGGAAACGGTAAGACAGAAGTATCCTGACTTGTATACCAAATTAAAAAACGAAAAATACCCTGACTTAAAAGACTAA
- a CDS encoding phage portal protein family protein, with protein sequence MKKKRNKISAEQPHEVYPPFLIHDLTIVSPDRSRKDIGSLRDAIVSAEQVYFPNRALLYDLYHDIYTMDGYLSGIIDKRIDFVLNKKLKFYDKDGKDVEEISNLMQGETGRDLIRKIMESVFWGISGVEFKIGGEFAFDEIPRKHIKPEKGLITKSQYGISADAGYRIDELPFVWVIGKKDDLGKLLACSMYAIYKRGNFGDWAQYVEIFGQPVRILEYDAYDTKTKQELKGMLDKAGNSLAMMIPKQAKFQMLDGKQSNGDGKLQLSFKDACNEEMAIRILGNTQTTSSTRGSGYAQAKEHGEQQEQITASDLTMVENYLNSDHFLNILRSYGYNIEGGYFGYEKELDPERLKQRLEIDLQVSEKVPIADDYWYDTYGLPKPDNYDELRKKMDEKANFNPMPPEKQPGEKEEKKDKETENLSDFSKSKFLDPFFKKLADFFDHARL encoded by the coding sequence ATGAAAAAGAAAAGAAACAAAATATCTGCTGAACAACCTCACGAAGTTTACCCACCATTTTTAATTCATGATCTAACCATAGTTTCTCCGGACCGAAGCCGGAAAGACATTGGTTCCCTTAGGGATGCTATAGTAAGTGCTGAGCAGGTTTATTTTCCAAACAGGGCTTTACTCTATGACCTGTATCATGATATCTATACTATGGATGGCTACTTATCCGGTATTATTGATAAAAGGATTGATTTTGTACTCAATAAAAAATTAAAGTTCTACGATAAGGACGGAAAAGATGTTGAGGAGATCTCAAATTTGATGCAGGGAGAAACAGGACGTGACCTGATTCGTAAAATTATGGAGTCTGTATTCTGGGGAATTTCAGGGGTTGAATTTAAAATCGGGGGAGAGTTTGCTTTTGATGAAATCCCAAGAAAACACATTAAGCCCGAAAAAGGGCTGATTACTAAAAGTCAATACGGCATTTCTGCTGATGCAGGATATAGAATAGATGAGCTTCCATTTGTCTGGGTTATTGGCAAAAAGGATGATTTAGGAAAGCTCCTGGCCTGTTCCATGTATGCTATTTATAAACGTGGAAACTTTGGAGACTGGGCCCAATACGTCGAAATATTCGGGCAGCCAGTCCGTATTTTGGAATACGACGCCTACGATACAAAAACGAAACAGGAGCTTAAAGGAATGCTTGACAAAGCTGGCAATTCTCTTGCTATGATGATCCCTAAACAGGCAAAATTCCAGATGCTGGACGGAAAACAAAGCAACGGGGACGGAAAGCTTCAGCTTTCATTTAAAGATGCCTGTAATGAAGAAATGGCGATCCGTATTCTGGGTAATACACAAACTACATCAAGTACACGGGGCTCCGGTTATGCTCAGGCCAAAGAGCATGGAGAACAACAGGAACAGATTACTGCTTCGGATTTGACAATGGTAGAGAATTACCTGAATTCAGATCACTTTTTAAATATCCTTAGATCCTATGGATACAATATTGAGGGCGGCTATTTCGGATATGAAAAAGAGTTGGATCCTGAAAGGCTAAAGCAACGATTGGAAATCGATCTTCAGGTATCGGAAAAAGTTCCCATTGCCGATGATTATTGGTATGATACCTACGGTCTGCCAAAACCCGACAATTACGATGAGCTTAGAAAAAAAATGGATGAAAAAGCCAATTTCAACCCTATGCCCCCGGAAAAACAGCCCGGAGAGAAAGAAGAAAAGAAGGACAAAGAAACCGAAAACCTTTCTGATTTTTCCAAATCTAAATTCCTGGATCCGTTTTTTAAAAAGCTTGCTGATTTTTTCGACCACGCCCGACTATAG
- a CDS encoding phage capsid protein produces the protein MANPKVPQELWVSYIIEKLWKTNPHLKLCFDESKFVKGGSIVYVPQAGAKPNVVKNRPNIPAVAVQRGDTVVFYPLDVYSTDPTVITWTEGMEISYAKTDSVLGDHTNTLVETVGDDMLYNWVRGFKPIAGGGSVVEYLPASKQIKTTGPATAVNSVDGQTGQRKGLHHKEFQKAQAMMNKDNVPKEGRYAMTESNMYQEFIDSLSANQMAAFQATADLANGIVGKFAGFTFLERSSVLAFDPATNQPILPGEALAGDSNLGCLLWHKDSVSKATGDTELFQDMRNPLYYGDVHSGLIKTGGRCRREDWKGVMAIVQDAV, from the coding sequence ATGGCAAATCCAAAAGTACCACAGGAACTGTGGGTCTCATACATTATAGAGAAATTGTGGAAAACGAATCCACACCTAAAATTATGCTTCGATGAATCGAAGTTCGTAAAAGGCGGTTCTATCGTCTATGTTCCACAGGCAGGGGCAAAACCTAACGTGGTTAAAAACAGGCCTAATATTCCGGCAGTAGCCGTTCAGAGGGGTGATACAGTGGTATTCTATCCGCTGGACGTCTATTCTACCGATCCGACCGTAATCACCTGGACAGAAGGTATGGAAATTTCTTACGCCAAAACAGATTCTGTTTTAGGTGATCATACCAATACACTTGTAGAAACAGTGGGAGATGATATGCTCTATAATTGGGTTAGAGGTTTCAAGCCAATCGCAGGAGGAGGTTCTGTAGTTGAATATCTGCCTGCAAGCAAACAGATCAAAACTACCGGACCTGCTACAGCAGTAAACAGTGTGGACGGCCAGACTGGGCAAAGAAAAGGTTTACATCACAAAGAGTTCCAAAAGGCTCAGGCTATGATGAATAAGGATAACGTTCCGAAAGAAGGGCGTTATGCGATGACTGAATCTAATATGTATCAGGAATTCATTGATTCGTTATCTGCCAATCAAATGGCAGCATTCCAGGCAACTGCCGACCTTGCGAACGGAATTGTCGGAAAATTTGCCGGATTCACTTTCTTAGAAAGGAGTTCAGTATTGGCATTTGATCCGGCTACTAATCAGCCTATTTTACCGGGTGAAGCTTTAGCCGGGGATTCTAATCTGGGGTGCTTACTGTGGCATAAAGACAGTGTAAGTAAGGCTACCGGAGATACAGAACTTTTCCAGGACATGAGAAATCCATTGTACTATGGTGATGTCCATTCAGGACTAATTAAAACAGGTGGCAGATGCCGTAGAGAAGACTGGAAAGGAGTTATGGCTATTGTTCAGGATGCTGTTTAA
- a CDS encoding PBECR2 nuclease fold domain-containing protein has translation MAAIDKGIGDDNLTDDQARKRLTEKLKQNIYAFSAAKSFTQMQYYRDMMIGEDGSILGKSSYIKKIADTGEIFNKKFLEAEYENAYYSAVMADQWERYAEDEILQYSTAGDSHVRPSHAALDKYTAPKSHPFWINNYPPNGWGCRCIATPGKAGYQNRLTDKEAGNQLKAENKDTPFYNNVGLSKVIFKDNHPYFVNSRGKELNLSWEQYGMPDLAKIRSEELPAYKITTKEDYLNWWEKQPKSNENDISIKDILGNEIILESASGKKGRESDYFKHHIIRKEADKRYEYATEVKNVLKNPDEVWMNHKDSNTKIYLKYYENGTLKLVVNENNKAETMFLIEKDDKSELNKLGEARKGILMYR, from the coding sequence TTGGCTGCCATAGATAAAGGTATCGGAGATGATAATTTAACTGATGACCAAGCCAGAAAGAGGCTGACTGAAAAACTAAAGCAGAATATTTACGCCTTTTCCGCCGCTAAATCTTTCACCCAAATGCAGTATTATAGGGATATGATGATTGGGGAAGACGGCTCTATCCTGGGAAAAAGTTCCTATATCAAAAAAATAGCAGATACAGGAGAAATTTTTAATAAGAAATTTTTAGAGGCAGAATATGAAAATGCTTATTATTCTGCGGTTATGGCAGACCAATGGGAGCGCTATGCAGAGGATGAAATTTTACAATACTCAACAGCTGGAGACAGCCATGTAAGGCCCTCACACGCTGCATTAGACAAATATACCGCTCCAAAAAGCCATCCGTTCTGGATCAATAATTATCCACCTAACGGCTGGGGATGCAGATGTATAGCCACTCCCGGAAAAGCAGGGTATCAGAACCGTTTAACGGATAAGGAGGCCGGAAACCAGCTAAAAGCGGAAAATAAGGACACTCCATTTTATAATAATGTAGGACTGTCAAAAGTCATATTCAAGGATAACCATCCATATTTTGTGAACTCCAGGGGAAAGGAACTCAATCTGAGTTGGGAACAATACGGAATGCCTGATCTGGCTAAAATAAGATCAGAAGAGCTGCCTGCCTATAAGATAACCACAAAAGAAGATTATCTGAATTGGTGGGAGAAACAACCTAAAAGTAACGAAAATGATATTTCTATTAAAGATATCCTGGGTAATGAAATTATTCTGGAGAGTGCTTCCGGCAAAAAAGGAAGGGAATCCGACTATTTTAAACATCATATTATCAGAAAGGAGGCTGACAAAAGATATGAGTATGCTACCGAAGTAAAAAATGTTTTAAAAAACCCCGACGAAGTCTGGATGAACCATAAAGATAGTAATACCAAAATTTATCTAAAATATTATGAAAATGGAACATTAAAGCTGGTAGTAAATGAAAACAACAAAGCCGAAACAATGTTCTTAATTGAAAAAGACGATAAATCGGAGCTCAATAAATTAGGAGAAGCCCGAAAAGGAATCCTGATGTACCGATAA